In one Lolium rigidum isolate FL_2022 chromosome 3, APGP_CSIRO_Lrig_0.1, whole genome shotgun sequence genomic region, the following are encoded:
- the LOC124696317 gene encoding 1-aminocyclopropane-1-carboxylate oxidase homolog 1-like — MTPSRLRDLKAFDDTNAGVKGLVDAGATALPSFFHHPPENLPKPVDTARQAGGNFTIPVIDLAGATTTDQTRRAKVVGEVLAAAKKVGFFQVVNHGVPEAAMSGMLAAVRGFHEEPVEVKRAYYTRDYARNVRYHCNMDLFRAPAAKWRDTVYMDMAPNEPAPEETPAALRGIAAEYTRQVKRLGSTLLELLSEALGVRSGYLEQEAGCLDGIVVGAHYYPACPEPHLTMGATTHSDYSFITVLLQDAVGSGALQVLIQDSDVEEEEGRWIDVHAMPGAFVVNIGDFLQLISNGRFKSVQHRVVSKKEGPRVSVACFFQTCGEAAATRVCSPIVSNDDDGTPPLYRSATVEELLVSFREKNGRSALDRFRL, encoded by the coding sequence ATGACTCCTTCGCGCCTACGCGACCTAAAGGCCTTCGATGACACCAACGCCGGCGTGAAAGGCCTCGTCGACGCAGGTGCCACCGCTTTGCCGTCCTTCTTCCACCACCCACCGGAAAACCTCCCCAAGCCTGTCGACACTGCACGTCAGGCCGGTGGCAACTTCACCATCCCGGTCATCGACCTCGCTGGCGCAACGACAACAGATCAGACCCGTCGAGCCAAGGTGGTCGGCGAGGTGCTGGCTGCCGCGAAGAAGGTAGGCTTCTTCCAGGTGGTGAACCACGGCGTGCCGGAGGCAGCCATGTCGGGCATGCTCGCGGCGGTGCGGGGCTTCCACGAGGAGCCGGTGGAGGTGAAGCGCGCCTACTACACGAGGGACTACGCGAGGAACGTGCGGTACCACTGCAACATGGACCTGTTCCGGGCGCCGGCGGCCAAGTGGCGCGACACCGTGTACATGGACATGGCGCCGAACGAGCCGGCGCCGGAGGAGACGCCCGCGGCGCTGAGAGGCATCGCGGCGGAGTACACTCGGCAGGTCAAGCGGCTGGGCAGCACGCTGCTGGAGCTGCTGTCGGAGGCCCTGGGCGTGCGCAGCGGATACCTGGAGCAGGAGGCCGGCTGCCTGGACGGGATCGTCGTCGGGGCCCACTACTACCCGGCCTGCCCGGAGCCGCACCTCACCATGGGCGCCACCACGCACTCCGACTACAGCTTCATCACGGTGCTCCTCCAGGACGCCGTCGGCTCCGGCGCCCTCCAGGTGCTCATCCAAGACAGcgacgtggaggaggaggaagggagaTGGATAGACGTGCACGCTATGCCCGGCGCATTCGTGGTGAACATCGGCGACTTCCTGCAGCTCATCTCCAACGGCAGGTTCAAGAGCGTCCAGCACCGCGTGGTGTCCAAGAAGGAGGGGCCCCGGGTGTCCGTGGCATGCTTCTTCCAGACGTGCGGCGAGGCCGCGGCGACGAGGGTGTGCTCCCCGATCGTCTCCAACGACGACGACGGGACGCCGCCGCTGTACAGAAGCGCCACCGTGGAAGAGTTGCTCGTCAGCTTCAGGGAGAAGAACGGCCGATCTGCACTCGACCGCTTTAGGCTCTGA